A section of the Pseudomonas tritici genome encodes:
- a CDS encoding DUF2126 domain-containing protein, which produces MSIHVALHHVTHYRYDRAVELGPQIVRLRPAAHSRTRILSYALKVLPEQHFINWQQDPQGNYLARLVFPEKTNELRIEVDLVAEMAVFNPFDFFLEPYAEKIPFSYAADEQRELAPYLETLPLTPRFAAYLAGIDRTPLPAVDFLVALNQRLAADIGYLIRMEPGVQTPEFTLENASGSCRDSAWLLVQLLRNLGLAARFVSGYLIQLTADVKALDGPSGTEVDFTDLHAWCEVYLPGAGWIGLDATSGLFAGEGHIPLACSPDPSSAAPISGLVEPCECEFTHEMSVERIWEAPRVTKPYTEEQWLAIQALGRQIDGDLLKDDVRLTMGGEPTFVSIDDPDGAEWNTAALGPDKRRLSAELFQRMRKHYAPKGLVHFGQGKWYPGEQLPRWSLNCYWRRDGVPIWHNSALIADEQEDYGADGVMAGRFLASVAERLKLPARFVFPAFEDNFYYLWREGALPQNVTAQDPRLSDDLERERLRKVFSQGLDKVIGQVLPLARTAANDRWQSGRWYLRDNHCRLVPGDSPLGYRLPLASQPWVTAAEYPFVHPTDPNQDQPELPTTTQLQSHGEPAPSDERVPKVDESADWLTRTALCAEAREGRLYLFMPPLERVEDYLELVAAIEATAEELHCPVLLEGYEPPADTRLSNFRVTPDPGVIEVNVQPSATWDELVERTEFLYEEARQTRLTTEKFMIDGRHTGTGGGNHFVLGGATPKDSPFLRRPDLLRSLISYWHNHPSLSYLFSGLFIGPTSQAPRVDEARNDALYELEIAFAQMPEPGEECPPWLVDRLLRNLLIDVTGNTHRAEFCIDKLYSPDGATGRLGLLELRAFEMPPHARMSLTQQLLLRALVARFWREPYAPPKLARWGTELHDRFLLPHFIEQDFADVIVELNAAGYPLRAEWFAAHLGFRFPKVGDYAVSGIELELRQALEPWHVLGEEGAVGGTVRYVDSSLERLQVKVTGLPPQRYLLTCNGIPVPLQPTGRVGEFVAGVRYRAWQPANCLQPTIAVHAPLVFDLLDTWMQRSLGGCQYHVAHPGGRNYDSLPVNANEAESRRMARFFRLGHSPGTLPVPAVVINDELPMTLDLRRFPNKND; this is translated from the coding sequence CCAGGGCAATTACCTGGCGCGGCTGGTGTTTCCGGAAAAGACCAATGAGCTGCGCATCGAGGTCGACCTGGTCGCCGAGATGGCGGTGTTCAACCCGTTCGACTTTTTCCTTGAGCCCTACGCCGAAAAAATCCCCTTCAGCTACGCCGCCGATGAGCAGCGCGAGCTGGCGCCGTACCTGGAAACCTTGCCGCTGACGCCAAGGTTTGCCGCTTACCTGGCCGGCATCGACCGCACGCCGCTGCCTGCCGTGGATTTTCTGGTCGCCCTCAACCAGCGCCTGGCCGCCGATATCGGTTACCTGATCCGCATGGAGCCGGGCGTTCAGACCCCGGAGTTCACCCTGGAGAACGCCTCTGGCTCCTGTCGCGATTCGGCCTGGCTGCTGGTGCAACTACTGCGCAACCTCGGCTTGGCGGCGCGGTTTGTGTCCGGTTATTTGATCCAGCTGACTGCTGACGTCAAAGCGCTCGATGGCCCGTCCGGTACCGAAGTGGACTTCACCGACCTGCACGCCTGGTGCGAAGTGTATCTGCCCGGCGCTGGCTGGATCGGCCTGGATGCCACTTCCGGGCTGTTTGCTGGTGAAGGCCACATACCGTTGGCCTGTAGTCCCGATCCATCTTCAGCGGCGCCGATCAGTGGGTTGGTGGAACCGTGTGAGTGCGAATTCACCCACGAGATGTCGGTGGAGCGGATTTGGGAGGCGCCGCGCGTCACCAAGCCCTACACCGAAGAACAATGGCTGGCGATCCAGGCCCTGGGCCGGCAGATCGATGGCGACCTGCTCAAGGACGATGTACGCCTGACCATGGGCGGCGAGCCGACCTTCGTCTCCATCGACGACCCCGACGGCGCCGAGTGGAACACCGCCGCGCTCGGGCCGGACAAGCGTCGCCTGTCCGCCGAGCTGTTTCAGCGTATGCGCAAACACTACGCGCCCAAGGGCCTGGTGCACTTCGGGCAGGGTAAGTGGTACCCCGGCGAACAACTGCCGCGTTGGTCGCTCAATTGCTACTGGCGCCGTGACGGCGTGCCGATCTGGCACAACAGCGCGCTGATTGCCGATGAGCAGGAGGATTACGGCGCGGACGGCGTCATGGCTGGGCGCTTCCTGGCCAGTGTCGCCGAGCGTCTGAAGCTGCCGGCGCGTTTTGTGTTCCCGGCCTTCGAAGACAATTTCTACTACCTGTGGCGCGAAGGCGCGCTGCCGCAAAACGTCACCGCCCAAGACCCGCGCCTGAGCGACGACCTGGAGCGCGAACGCCTACGCAAAGTGTTCAGCCAGGGCCTGGATAAAGTCATCGGCCAAGTGCTGCCGCTGGCGCGTACGGCAGCGAATGACCGTTGGCAGAGTGGTCGTTGGTACCTGCGCGATAACCATTGCCGCCTGGTGCCAGGGGATTCGCCGCTGGGCTATCGCCTGCCTTTGGCCTCGCAGCCTTGGGTCACGGCGGCGGAATATCCGTTTGTGCATCCCACTGACCCCAACCAGGATCAGCCGGAGCTGCCGACCACCACCCAACTGCAAAGCCACGGCGAACCCGCACCCAGCGATGAGCGTGTGCCAAAGGTCGACGAGTCTGCGGACTGGCTGACGCGCACGGCGCTCTGTGCCGAGGCACGGGAAGGTCGGCTGTATCTGTTTATGCCGCCGCTTGAGCGCGTCGAAGACTATCTGGAACTGGTGGCTGCCATCGAAGCTACCGCCGAAGAACTGCATTGCCCGGTATTACTGGAAGGCTACGAGCCGCCGGCTGATACACGCCTGAGCAACTTCCGCGTCACGCCGGACCCAGGTGTGATTGAGGTCAACGTGCAGCCATCCGCCACCTGGGATGAGCTGGTGGAACGCACCGAATTCCTCTACGAAGAGGCGCGGCAAACCCGGCTCACCACCGAGAAATTCATGATCGACGGGCGCCACACCGGCACCGGTGGGGGTAACCACTTTGTGCTCGGTGGCGCCACGCCCAAGGACTCACCCTTCCTGCGCCGGCCCGACCTGCTGCGCAGTCTGATCAGCTATTGGCATAACCATCCCTCCTTGTCCTACCTGTTTTCCGGGCTGTTTATAGGCCCGACCTCCCAGGCGCCACGGGTGGACGAGGCGCGCAACGACGCGCTGTACGAACTGGAAATCGCTTTCGCGCAAATGCCGGAGCCCGGCGAAGAGTGCCCGCCCTGGTTGGTGGACCGCCTGCTGCGCAACCTGCTGATCGATGTGACGGGCAACACCCACCGCGCCGAGTTCTGCATCGATAAACTCTACTCGCCGGATGGCGCCACCGGCCGCCTGGGCCTGCTGGAATTGCGTGCATTTGAGATGCCGCCCCATGCGCGCATGAGCCTGACCCAACAATTGCTGCTGCGCGCCTTGGTCGCACGTTTCTGGCGCGAACCCTATGCGCCGCCGAAACTGGCGCGCTGGGGCACCGAGCTGCACGACCGTTTCCTGTTGCCGCACTTCATCGAGCAAGACTTTGCCGACGTGATCGTCGAACTCAACGCCGCCGGTTACCCGCTACGCGCCGAATGGTTTGCCGCGCATCTGGGGTTCCGTTTCCCCAAAGTCGGCGACTATGCCGTCAGTGGTATCGAACTGGAGCTGCGCCAGGCCCTGGAACCCTGGCATGTGCTGGGCGAGGAGGGCGCCGTGGGCGGCACGGTGCGTTATGTCGATTCGTCCCTTGAGCGCCTTCAGGTGAAAGTGACCGGGCTGCCGCCGCAACGCTACCTGCTGACCTGCAACGGCATTCCGGTGCCCTTGCAACCCACCGGGCGAGTCGGCGAGTTTGTGGCCGGCGTGCGTTATCGCGCCTGGCAGCCGGCCAACTGCCTGCAACCGACCATCGCGGTGCATGCGCCGTTGGTGTTCGATTTGCTGGATACCTGGATGCAACGCTCGCTGGGCGGCTGCCAGTACCATGTCGCCCATCCGGGCGGGCGCAATTACGACAGCTTGCCGGTGAATGCCAATGAAGCGGAAAGCCGGCGCATGGCGAGGTTTTTCCGGTTGGGGCATAGCCCTGGGACGCTTCCGGTGCCGGCAGTCGTCATCAACGATGAGTTGCCGATGACCTTGGACTTGCGGCGTTTCCCCAATAAAAATGACTAA
- the nadE gene encoding ammonia-dependent NAD(+) synthetase, with the protein MQAVQREIAEQLKVQAPFKDPAALEAEVARRVTFIQDCLRNSGLKALVLGISGGVDSLTAGLLAQRAMQELRASTGDDAYRFIAVRLPYETQFDEIDAQASVDFIEPDERHTVNIGPAVKALANEVAAFEGKASVSRDFVLGNTKARMRMVAQYTIAGAAGGLVIGTDHAAEAVMGFFTKFGDGACDLAPLSGLVKNQVRAIARHFGAPESLVEKVPTADLEDLSPGKPDEASHGVTYTEIDAFLHGEPVREEAFRIICETYRKTEHKRVMPFAP; encoded by the coding sequence ATGCAAGCCGTACAGCGTGAGATTGCTGAACAGCTCAAGGTCCAAGCGCCGTTCAAAGACCCGGCAGCCCTCGAGGCCGAGGTTGCCCGGCGCGTGACCTTTATCCAGGACTGCCTGCGCAATTCCGGGCTCAAAGCGTTGGTGCTGGGCATCAGCGGTGGCGTCGACTCCCTGACCGCCGGCCTGTTGGCCCAACGCGCGATGCAGGAACTACGCGCCAGCACCGGGGATGACGCCTACCGTTTTATCGCCGTGCGCCTGCCCTACGAAACCCAGTTCGACGAAATCGACGCCCAGGCCTCGGTGGACTTTATCGAACCGGACGAGCGCCACACCGTGAACATCGGCCCGGCGGTGAAAGCCCTGGCCAATGAAGTGGCAGCGTTTGAAGGCAAGGCTTCGGTGTCCCGCGATTTCGTGCTGGGCAACACCAAGGCGCGCATGCGCATGGTGGCGCAGTACACCATCGCCGGCGCGGCCGGTGGGCTGGTGATTGGCACCGACCATGCGGCAGAAGCGGTGATGGGCTTTTTCACCAAGTTTGGTGACGGCGCGTGCGATCTGGCGCCATTGAGCGGGCTGGTGAAGAACCAGGTGCGCGCGATTGCACGGCACTTTGGTGCGCCTGAGTCGTTGGTGGAGAAAGTGCCGACGGCGGACCTGGAAGACCTCTCGCCGGGCAAGCCGGACGAAGCGTCACATGGCGTGACCTACACCGAGATCGATGCGTTCCTGCACGGCGAGCCGGTGCGCGAGGAAGCGTTCCGGATTATCTGTGAGACGTATCGCAAGACTGAGCACAAGCGGGTGATGCCGTTTGCGCCGTGA
- the pncB gene encoding nicotinate phosphoribosyltransferase: MSESVFADRIVQNLLDTDFYKLTMMQAVLHNYPNVEVEWEFRCRNSEDLRPYLAEIRYQIERLAELSLSPDQLGFLERISFMKPDFLRFLGLFRFNLRYVQTGIENGELFIRLRGPWLHVILFEVPMLAIVSEVRNRYRYQTVILEQAREQLYRKFDWLTANASSDELSELQVADFGTRRRFSYRVQEEVVSVLKHDFPGRFVGTSNVHLAREFDMKPLGTMAHEWIMAHQQLGPRLIDSQIAALDCWVREYRGLLGIALTDCITTDAFLGDFDLYFAKLFDGLRHDSGDPVQWAEKAIAHYHKLGIEPMSKTLVFSDSLSLPKALEIFRALRGRINVSFGIGTNLTCDIPGVEPMSIVLKMTACNGQPVAKISDEAGKTHCTDPNFVAYLRHVFKVPAISSKE; the protein is encoded by the coding sequence ATGAGCGAGAGTGTGTTTGCCGATCGCATCGTGCAGAACTTGCTCGACACCGACTTCTACAAGCTGACCATGATGCAGGCGGTGCTGCACAACTACCCCAACGTGGAAGTTGAATGGGAGTTTCGTTGCCGAAACAGCGAAGACCTGCGCCCGTACCTGGCGGAGATCCGCTACCAGATCGAACGCCTCGCCGAGCTGAGCCTGAGCCCGGACCAACTGGGTTTCCTCGAACGCATCAGCTTCATGAAGCCGGATTTTTTGCGCTTTCTCGGGCTGTTCCGCTTCAACCTGCGCTACGTGCAAACCGGCATCGAGAACGGCGAATTGTTCATCCGCCTGCGCGGGCCGTGGCTGCATGTGATCCTGTTTGAGGTGCCAATGCTGGCCATCGTCAGCGAAGTGCGTAACCGCTACCGCTACCAGACCGTGATCCTCGAACAGGCCCGCGAGCAGTTGTATCGCAAATTCGACTGGCTGACGGCAAATGCCAGCAGCGATGAGCTGTCAGAGCTGCAAGTGGCCGACTTCGGCACGCGCCGGCGCTTCTCGTACCGCGTGCAGGAAGAAGTGGTCAGCGTGCTCAAGCATGATTTCCCAGGGCGTTTTGTCGGCACCAGCAACGTGCACCTGGCCCGCGAATTCGATATGAAACCGCTGGGCACCATGGCCCACGAATGGATCATGGCCCACCAGCAACTCGGCCCGCGCCTGATCGACAGCCAGATCGCCGCACTCGATTGCTGGGTCCGCGAGTACCGTGGGCTGCTGGGCATTGCCCTGACCGATTGCATCACCACCGACGCGTTCCTCGGCGACTTCGATTTGTACTTCGCCAAGCTGTTCGACGGCCTGCGCCATGACTCCGGCGACCCGGTGCAATGGGCGGAAAAAGCCATCGCCCATTATCATAAGCTGGGTATCGAGCCGATGAGCAAGACTCTGGTGTTCTCCGACAGCCTGTCATTGCCCAAGGCCCTGGAGATATTCCGCGCACTGCGGGGTCGGATCAATGTGAGCTTTGGCATTGGCACCAACCTGACCTGCGACATTCCAGGTGTCGAGCCGATGAGCATCGTGCTTAAAATGACCGCCTGCAATGGCCAGCCCGTCGCGAAGATTTCCGATGAAGCGGGCAAGACCCACTGCACCGACCCGAATTTCGTCGCCTATTTGCGTCATGTTTTCAAAGTACCTGCCATCTCTAGCAAGGAGTGA
- a CDS encoding transglutaminase family protein, giving the protein MSARYQIFHDTHYHYDSPVSLAQQLAHLWPRPCAWQRCSSQQLEISPEPTSRRDELDVFGNPITRLAFERPHDELLVNAGLTVEVLARPVLDFQQSPAWDQTRDSLTYSCHPMSLELIEACRYRFESPYVHLKQTFVEFSESCFPPGQPLLLGVQALMEKIFSEFTFDAEATQVATPLVEVLERRRGVCQDFAHLMLACLRSRGLAARYISGYLLTQPPPGQPRLIGADASHAWVSVYCPVSGWVDFDPTNNVQPALEHITLAWGRDFSDVSPLRGVILGGGSHDPEVRVTVMPLE; this is encoded by the coding sequence ATGAGTGCGCGCTACCAGATTTTCCACGATACCCATTATCACTACGACAGCCCGGTGTCCTTGGCCCAGCAGTTGGCGCATCTGTGGCCACGGCCGTGCGCCTGGCAGCGTTGCAGCTCGCAGCAGCTGGAGATCAGCCCGGAGCCGACGTCGCGCCGCGATGAACTGGATGTGTTCGGCAACCCGATCACCCGCCTTGCGTTCGAACGTCCCCATGATGAATTGCTGGTGAATGCCGGGCTGACCGTGGAAGTGCTGGCGCGACCGGTGCTGGATTTCCAACAATCGCCGGCCTGGGACCAGACCCGCGACAGCCTGACCTACAGCTGCCATCCCATGTCCCTTGAGTTGATCGAAGCCTGCCGCTATCGCTTCGAATCGCCCTACGTGCACTTGAAGCAAACGTTCGTGGAGTTCTCCGAAAGCTGTTTCCCGCCTGGTCAGCCGTTGCTGCTGGGCGTGCAGGCGCTGATGGAAAAGATCTTCAGCGAATTCACCTTCGATGCCGAGGCCACCCAGGTCGCGACGCCGTTGGTGGAAGTGCTGGAGCGCCGGCGCGGTGTGTGCCAGGACTTTGCTCACCTGATGTTGGCGTGCCTGCGCTCGCGGGGCCTGGCGGCGCGCTATATCAGTGGCTACCTGCTCACCCAGCCACCCCCCGGCCAGCCACGGCTGATCGGCGCCGATGCGTCCCACGCGTGGGTCTCGGTGTATTGCCCGGTATCAGGTTGGGTGGATTTTGATCCGACAAACAATGTGCAGCCGGCTCTGGAGCACATCACCCTGGCCTGGGGCCGGGATTTTTCCGATGTGTCGCCGTTGCGAGGGGTGATTCTGGGGGGAGGGAGCCATGACCCGGAGGTTCGGGTGACGGTGATGCCGCTGGAGTAG
- a CDS encoding circularly permuted type 2 ATP-grasp protein translates to MSDLLDRYPLTAGTYHELLDDGGAVRAHWQRLLDHLQRSTPAQLAQRQALLTRQIQENGVTYNVYADPKGADRPWELDLLPHVLAADEWQHLSAGIAQRARLLNAVLADLYGPQRLIKEGLLPAELVFGHNNFLWPCQGIQPPDGAFLHLYAVDLARTPDGRWWVTADRTQAPSGAGYALENRTIVSRAFPDLYRDLQVQHLTGFFRTLQETLVRQAPGDDQQPLIVLLTPGRFNESYFEHLYLARQLGYPLVEGGDLTVRDSTVFLKTLSGLRRVHAIMRRLDDDFCDPLELRTDSALGVPGLLDAVRQGNVLVANALGSGVLESPGLLGFLPKINEFLFGEALILPSIATWWCGEAPVLAEALEKLPELLIKPAFPSQSFAPVFGRDLNDEERQALAERMRARPYAYVAQELAQLSQAPVWHTVDDHLQHRAIGMRVYAVASADGYRVLPGGLTRVAAEADAEVVSMQRGGASKDTWVLGERAAGSEHWRAQRAIGAHDLVRRDPYLPSRVVENLFWFGRYCERCDDSARWLRVVLARYVDGDDALALQAAVELGENLRLLPEEGELPERLLAALLGDDWPSSLRANLQRLQWAASQVRGKLSRENWQALVELQREALELESEAPDFGELLDFLNRLVMSLAALSGFALDDMTRDEGWRFLMMGRRIERLQFLSSSLAAFLRGVAVFDQAGLEWLLELGNSSITYRSRYLAVPQLIPVLDLLLLDEQNPHAVLFQLKLVSRTLRRLNDDFGVPRETGLAPLVERLSRFDLGCLENPLFGESSVRAALDGLADLLQAVADESGQVSDRLALRHFAHVDDVSQQTVSV, encoded by the coding sequence ATGTCCGATTTGCTCGACCGTTACCCGCTGACCGCGGGCACCTATCACGAACTGCTGGACGACGGCGGCGCGGTGCGTGCGCATTGGCAGCGCCTGCTCGACCACCTGCAACGCAGCACACCCGCGCAACTGGCCCAACGCCAGGCGCTGCTGACCCGGCAGATCCAGGAAAACGGCGTGACCTATAACGTCTACGCCGACCCCAAGGGCGCCGACCGCCCATGGGAGCTTGACCTGTTGCCCCACGTGCTCGCAGCCGATGAGTGGCAGCACCTGTCGGCCGGTATTGCCCAGCGTGCACGGCTGCTCAATGCCGTGCTGGCCGACCTTTATGGCCCGCAGCGCCTGATCAAGGAAGGCTTGCTGCCGGCCGAGCTGGTGTTTGGGCACAACAACTTCCTGTGGCCGTGCCAAGGCATTCAACCGCCGGACGGCGCGTTTCTGCACCTGTACGCCGTGGACCTGGCGCGCACCCCGGATGGCCGCTGGTGGGTCACCGCCGACCGCACACAGGCGCCGTCGGGTGCGGGCTACGCGCTGGAGAACCGCACCATCGTGTCCCGCGCGTTCCCGGACCTGTACCGTGATCTGCAAGTGCAGCACCTCACGGGGTTCTTCCGTACGCTCCAGGAAACCTTGGTCCGACAGGCGCCCGGGGATGATCAACAGCCTCTGATCGTTCTGCTCACGCCGGGCCGATTCAACGAAAGTTACTTTGAACACCTCTACCTCGCCCGCCAACTCGGCTACCCGCTGGTGGAAGGCGGCGACCTCACCGTGCGTGACAGCACGGTGTTCCTGAAAACCCTCAGCGGCCTGCGCCGGGTGCACGCAATCATGCGTCGTCTCGACGACGACTTCTGCGACCCACTGGAGCTGCGCACCGACTCAGCCCTTGGCGTCCCCGGTCTGCTCGATGCGGTGCGCCAAGGCAATGTGTTGGTGGCCAATGCGTTGGGCAGCGGTGTGCTGGAGTCGCCCGGTTTGCTCGGCTTCCTGCCGAAGATCAACGAATTTCTGTTCGGTGAAGCACTGATCCTGCCGTCCATTGCCACGTGGTGGTGCGGTGAAGCGCCGGTGCTGGCCGAAGCTCTGGAAAAGTTGCCGGAGCTGCTGATAAAACCGGCTTTCCCGTCGCAAAGTTTCGCGCCGGTATTCGGCCGTGACCTGAACGACGAAGAGCGCCAAGCCCTGGCCGAACGCATGCGCGCGCGGCCGTACGCCTACGTCGCCCAGGAACTGGCGCAACTGTCCCAGGCGCCGGTGTGGCACACCGTGGATGACCACCTGCAACATCGCGCCATCGGCATGCGTGTTTATGCCGTGGCCAGCGCCGACGGTTATCGCGTGCTTCCCGGCGGCCTGACCCGCGTGGCCGCCGAGGCCGATGCCGAAGTGGTGTCGATGCAACGCGGAGGCGCCAGCAAAGACACCTGGGTGCTCGGCGAACGCGCGGCCGGTAGCGAACACTGGCGTGCGCAACGCGCCATTGGTGCCCATGACCTGGTGCGCCGCGATCCGTATCTGCCGTCGCGGGTGGTGGAAAATCTGTTCTGGTTTGGTCGTTACTGCGAGCGCTGCGATGACAGCGCGCGCTGGTTGCGCGTGGTGCTGGCGCGGTATGTCGATGGCGATGACGCGCTGGCCTTGCAGGCGGCGGTGGAATTGGGTGAAAACCTGCGCCTGCTGCCGGAAGAGGGCGAATTGCCAGAACGACTGCTCGCGGCCTTGCTCGGTGATGACTGGCCCTCGAGCCTGCGCGCCAACCTGCAACGCTTGCAGTGGGCGGCGTCCCAGGTGCGCGGCAAGTTGTCCCGGGAAAACTGGCAGGCGCTGGTAGAGCTGCAACGCGAAGCCCTGGAGCTGGAAAGCGAGGCGCCGGACTTTGGTGAATTGCTGGACTTCCTCAACCGCCTGGTGATGTCCCTGGCGGCGCTGTCCGGGTTTGCCCTGGACGACATGACCCGCGATGAAGGCTGGCGTTTTTTGATGATGGGCCGGCGCATCGAGCGTCTGCAATTTCTCAGCAGCAGCCTTGCCGCATTCTTGCGGGGCGTGGCGGTGTTCGATCAGGCCGGGCTGGAGTGGTTGCTGGAGCTGGGCAACAGCAGCATCACCTATCGCTCGCGCTACCTGGCGGTGCCGCAGTTGATCCCGGTGCTCGACCTGTTGCTGCTGGACGAGCAGAACCCGCATGCGGTGTTGTTCCAGCTCAAACTGGTCAGCCGTACCCTGCGACGTCTCAACGACGATTTCGGTGTACCCCGGGAAACAGGTCTCGCGCCGTTGGTGGAGCGCCTGTCGCGTTTCGACCTGGGCTGCCTGGAGAACCCCCTGTTTGGCGAATCCAGCGTGCGTGCCGCGTTGGATGGCCTGGCCGACCTGCTGCAAGCGGTGGCCGATGAAAGTGGCCAAGTGTCGGATCGCCTGGCCTTGCGCCACTTTGCCCATGTGGATGATGTCAGCCAACAAACGGTGTCGGTGTGA
- a CDS encoding LysR family transcriptional regulator, with translation MLNKRHLPSITALQCFEAATRHLSFTRAAEELNLTQSAVSKQVAQLEELLQHLLFRRVRRRLQMTPAGDLYLVEVRKILTQVEMSTHYLRSYGGETEVLRVSTPYTFGARWLVPRLKGWRLRHPQIHLDLCNEQEPDELLQGKADMAFYFGQGSRPGTESLKLFSEELVPVCAPESLPAQPFTDPTQLSDLVLLQNASRPQGWHDWFASQGFHTEHSYHGPRFDTFYMCIRAAQVGCGVALLPRFLVEEELADGTLVIPWQHAMPSQDAYFLAYPEHSAEVPKVREFVKWMMEQVI, from the coding sequence GTGCTCAATAAAAGACATTTGCCCTCGATCACTGCCTTGCAGTGTTTCGAAGCCGCCACCCGCCACCTGAGTTTCACCCGCGCCGCCGAGGAACTGAACCTCACGCAGAGCGCGGTGAGCAAGCAGGTGGCGCAGCTGGAAGAGTTGTTGCAACACCTGCTGTTTCGCCGGGTGCGCCGCCGCTTGCAGATGACGCCAGCGGGCGACCTGTACCTGGTGGAAGTGCGCAAGATCCTCACGCAGGTGGAGATGTCCACCCACTACCTGCGTTCCTACGGCGGCGAGACCGAAGTGTTGCGGGTGTCTACGCCCTACACCTTTGGCGCGCGCTGGCTGGTACCGCGCCTCAAGGGCTGGCGCCTGCGTCATCCGCAGATCCACCTGGACCTGTGCAACGAGCAGGAGCCGGACGAGCTGCTGCAAGGCAAGGCCGACATGGCCTTCTACTTTGGCCAGGGCTCACGCCCCGGCACCGAGAGTCTGAAATTGTTCAGCGAAGAGCTGGTGCCGGTGTGCGCCCCCGAAAGCCTGCCCGCGCAGCCGTTCACCGATCCCACGCAACTCAGCGACCTGGTCCTGCTGCAAAACGCCTCACGGCCCCAGGGGTGGCATGACTGGTTTGCCAGCCAGGGCTTCCACACCGAGCACAGCTATCACGGACCGCGTTTTGACACCTTTTATATGTGCATTCGTGCGGCCCAGGTCGGCTGTGGCGTGGCCTTGCTGCCGCGCTTTCTGGTGGAAGAGGAACTGGCGGATGGCACGCTGGTGATCCCTTGGCAGCACGCAATGCCGAGTCAGGATGCGTATTTCCTGGCGTATCCGGAGCATTCGGCGGAAGTGCCCAAGGTGCGCGAATTTGTGAAGTGGATGATGGAGCAGGTTATTTAG
- the azu gene encoding azurin, producing the protein MFAKLVAVSLLTLASGQLLAAECKVTVDSTDQMSFNTKAIEIDKSCKTFTVELTHSGNLPKNVMGHNWVLTSAANMQPVATDGMAAGIDKDYLKPGDDRIIAHTKIIGAGEKDAVTFDVSKLAAGTDYAFFCSFPGHISMMKGTVTVK; encoded by the coding sequence ATGTTTGCCAAACTCGTTGCTGTTTCCCTGCTCACTCTGGCGAGCGGCCAGTTGCTTGCTGCAGAGTGCAAGGTCACCGTCGACTCCACTGACCAGATGTCCTTCAATACCAAAGCCATCGAAATTGACAAGAGCTGCAAGACCTTCACCGTCGAGCTGACTCACTCCGGCAACCTGCCGAAAAACGTCATGGGCCACAACTGGGTGCTGACCAGTGCCGCCAACATGCAGCCAGTTGCCACTGACGGCATGGCCGCCGGCATCGACAAAGACTACTTGAAGCCAGGTGACGATCGCATTATCGCCCACACCAAGATCATCGGTGCTGGCGAGAAAGACGCGGTAACCTTCGACGTGTCGAAGCTGGCCGCCGGTACTGATTACGCGTTCTTCTGCTCGTTCCCGGGCCACATCTCGATGATGAAAGGTACTGTGACCGTTAAGTAA